In Arachis hypogaea cultivar Tifrunner chromosome 17, arahy.Tifrunner.gnm2.J5K5, whole genome shotgun sequence, a single window of DNA contains:
- the LOC112766193 gene encoding uncharacterized protein, which produces MQPAPPRKTPPPPRKTRNRERLERYTKFYGTSERAAKDLAHDALTQYKRWEEDIEKWQNPILQDESLPEWCKFTLFNELYFLVAGGTIWIDSPLPSSNMRNKSQDPVKELENT; this is translated from the exons ATGCAACCTGCCCCGCCGCGCAAGACGCCGCCGCCGCCGCGCAAGACGAGAAACCGAGAGAGATTAGA GAGAtacacaaaattttatgggacTTCTGAGAGAGCTGCAAAGGACTTGGCCCATGATGCATTAACTC AATACAAACGATGGGAAGAAGACATTGAGAAATGGCAAAATCCTATTCTTCAGGATGAGTCACTACCAGAATG GTGCAAGTTCACATTGTTTAATGAACTCTACTTTCTTGTTGCTGGAGGAACAATTTGGATTG ACTCGCCTTTGCCATCTTCAAATATGAGGAATAAAAGCCAGGATCCGGTAAAAgaattggaaaatacataa